In Corynebacterium ulcerans, one genomic interval encodes:
- a CDS encoding heme ABC transporter ATP-binding protein — translation MSRQPAVVVSDLTVAVGEKVLLDKVTFEARRGEITGLIGPNGAGKSTLLAAISGDLERTRGTIDILGHDPATSSPKDLARVRAVMMQDVSVSFEFLVRDVVAMGRRPWEGTEKQLFDDRLIDAALAATDAAHLAGRDVITLSGGERARVALSRVLAQQTPVVMLDEPTAALDIRHQEQVLGLMRTIARETNVAVIVVLHDLNAAAAYCDRIVCLANGCVAKEGIVDSVYTDENLSTVYGWPIHVEKHADGSLSVHPARDQGGKQESVFVSLVHQAEAAAL, via the coding sequence TTGAGTAGGCAGCCTGCAGTCGTCGTAAGCGATCTTACCGTCGCCGTCGGTGAGAAAGTTCTGCTGGACAAGGTCACTTTTGAAGCCCGTCGAGGAGAAATCACTGGCCTGATAGGTCCTAATGGTGCGGGGAAATCGACGCTTCTTGCCGCAATCAGCGGTGATCTTGAACGAACGAGGGGCACTATTGACATTCTGGGTCACGATCCAGCAACTAGCTCTCCGAAAGATTTGGCGCGGGTCCGTGCCGTCATGATGCAAGACGTGAGTGTCTCTTTTGAGTTCCTTGTGCGTGATGTAGTCGCGATGGGCCGACGTCCTTGGGAGGGCACCGAAAAACAGCTTTTCGACGACCGCCTCATCGATGCCGCCCTCGCCGCCACGGATGCTGCTCATCTTGCTGGACGCGATGTAATTACTCTGTCCGGGGGCGAACGTGCGCGTGTGGCTTTATCTCGAGTCTTAGCCCAGCAGACACCGGTAGTGATGCTTGATGAACCAACTGCTGCGCTAGATATCCGCCATCAAGAACAAGTTTTAGGTCTTATGCGTACGATTGCTCGTGAAACGAATGTAGCGGTGATCGTTGTGCTTCATGACCTCAACGCGGCCGCCGCATACTGCGACCGGATAGTCTGTTTAGCCAACGGTTGCGTTGCGAAGGAAGGAATCGTCGATTCCGTCTACACAGACGAGAATCTGTCTACGGTATACGGATGGCCGATCCACGTAGAAAAACATGCTGATGGTTCCCTTTCCGTCCACCCTGCACGCGATCAGGGCGGTAAACAAGAATCAGTTTTCGTTTCCTTGGTGCATCAGGCAGAGGCTGCCGCTCTCTAG
- a CDS encoding HtaA domain-containing protein — MFKRLAVPVAATMIAAGIAVPQAVASEKCSIEVVSGTLNWGIKQSWRSYIQGPIAKGKWETTGSVSEGSGGKSGAGFAFTFDVDPQTSKVALDSQGKVSLAEIKTKPSSLTFTGHGDSLQSIMKSPYVSINGRDVKAGASYEGYYVEGKEMTKYEAADRTEANKRTGTDTFASGQLEGWKLNGESLSFAGKNMKYTPKPLTDGKKNVIDGIDILFMGIYNDEYKPEIDDVNIELTVKNNCGIKDGRVPDAGKPDSPKDLSLGNFPKIWSIVLGVAGLVATVAVLFQVAMKSGVLRNLPFMNV; from the coding sequence GTGTTTAAGCGACTTGCTGTCCCCGTGGCAGCCACCATGATTGCTGCCGGTATTGCCGTCCCTCAGGCTGTGGCATCTGAAAAATGCTCGATCGAAGTTGTAAGCGGAACGCTAAATTGGGGGATTAAGCAATCGTGGCGAAGCTATATACAGGGCCCTATTGCAAAGGGGAAATGGGAAACTACAGGTTCCGTCTCCGAAGGTAGCGGAGGGAAGAGCGGTGCCGGTTTTGCTTTCACGTTTGATGTAGATCCTCAAACTTCTAAGGTAGCTCTAGACTCCCAGGGAAAGGTTAGCTTGGCAGAGATTAAGACAAAACCTTCGTCTCTTACTTTTACAGGACATGGCGATTCTCTTCAGTCGATAATGAAGAGCCCTTACGTCTCGATTAATGGTCGGGACGTAAAAGCTGGGGCATCTTATGAAGGGTACTACGTCGAAGGTAAGGAGATGACCAAATATGAGGCGGCAGATCGTACAGAGGCCAATAAAAGGACTGGTACGGACACTTTTGCTTCAGGTCAACTTGAAGGGTGGAAGCTTAATGGCGAAAGCTTGAGCTTTGCGGGGAAAAATATGAAGTACACCCCCAAGCCTCTTACCGACGGTAAGAAAAATGTTATCGACGGAATAGACATACTCTTTATGGGTATATATAACGATGAATACAAACCCGAAATTGACGATGTAAACATTGAGCTAACAGTTAAAAACAACTGCGGGATCAAAGACGGTCGAGTTCCTGATGCTGGAAAGCCGGATTCCCCGAAAGACCTTTCGCTCGGTAATTTCCCTAAGATTTGGAGCATCGTTCTGGGAGTCGCTGGATTGGTAGCTACGGTAGCTGTTTTGTTCCAGGTTGCAATGAAGTCCGGCGTTTTGCGGAATCTTCCATTCATGAACGTGTAA
- a CDS encoding NADP-dependent isocitrate dehydrogenase, which translates to MAKIIYTRTDEAPLLATYSLKPVVEAFASTAGIEVETRDISLAGRILSQFPEFLAEDQKVDDALAELGDLAKTPEANIIKLPNISASVPQLKAAVAELQSQGYKLPDYPDSPSTDEEKDIRARYDAVKGSAVNPVLREGNSDRRAPIAVKNFAKKHPHRMGAWSADSKTNVVTMESDDFRHNEKSVIMPSDDTLTIKLVTDNGEKVLKEGLKVLKGEVVDGTFISARALDEFLAVQVKRAKDEGVLFSAHLKATMMKVSDPIIFGHVVRAYFADVFATYGEQLEAAGLNGENGLAAIYSGLESLPNGAEIKAAFDAALESGADIAMVNSAKGITNLHVPSDVIIDASMPAMIRTSGHMWNKNDEEQDTLAVIPDSSYAGVYQTVIADCKKNGAFDPTTMGTVPNVGLMAQKAEEYGSHDKTFKIEANGTVQVVNSAGEVLIEHNVEAGDIWRACQAKDAPIQDWVKLAVTRSRLSGMPAVFWLDPERAHDRNLTTLVEKYLTDHDTEGLDIRIMSPVDATQFSIDRIRRGEDTISVTGNVLRDYNTDLFPILELGTSAKMLSVVPLMAGGGLFETGAGGSAPKHVQQLVEENHLRWDSLGEFLALAESLRHFANTEGNTKAGVLADALDRATETLLNEGYSPSRKAGEIDNRGSHFFLTKFWAKELSIQSEDADLAATFAPVAEALEAHSDEIADALLAVQGTPADLGGYYQPDDAKTTAIMRPVASYNNIISSIK; encoded by the coding sequence ATGGCAAAGATCATCTACACTCGCACCGACGAAGCACCGCTTCTCGCCACTTACTCTCTCAAGCCCGTCGTTGAGGCCTTCGCCTCCACCGCAGGCATTGAGGTGGAGACCCGCGACATCTCCCTCGCAGGCCGCATCCTCTCGCAATTCCCCGAATTCCTTGCGGAGGACCAAAAGGTCGACGACGCACTGGCGGAACTCGGCGATCTTGCCAAAACTCCGGAAGCAAACATCATCAAGCTTCCTAACATCTCTGCTTCCGTCCCTCAGCTCAAAGCCGCGGTTGCAGAGCTGCAGTCCCAAGGCTACAAACTTCCGGATTACCCAGATTCTCCCTCCACTGACGAGGAAAAAGACATCCGCGCCCGCTACGACGCAGTCAAAGGCTCGGCCGTCAACCCAGTGCTCCGCGAGGGCAACTCCGATCGTCGCGCACCTATCGCAGTGAAGAACTTTGCCAAGAAGCACCCTCACCGCATGGGTGCATGGTCGGCAGACTCCAAGACCAACGTGGTCACCATGGAAAGCGACGACTTCCGCCACAACGAGAAGTCCGTCATCATGCCTTCCGACGACACCCTCACCATTAAATTGGTGACCGACAACGGTGAAAAGGTTCTCAAAGAAGGACTTAAGGTCCTCAAAGGCGAGGTCGTAGACGGCACCTTCATCTCTGCCCGCGCCCTCGACGAGTTCCTAGCAGTGCAGGTCAAGCGCGCCAAAGATGAAGGCGTCCTCTTCTCGGCACACCTCAAGGCCACCATGATGAAGGTTTCCGACCCCATCATCTTCGGCCATGTCGTCCGCGCCTACTTTGCAGACGTGTTCGCAACCTACGGCGAGCAGCTAGAGGCAGCCGGGCTCAATGGCGAGAACGGCCTTGCCGCGATTTACTCTGGTTTAGAGTCTCTCCCCAATGGCGCCGAGATCAAAGCAGCTTTCGATGCAGCCCTCGAATCGGGTGCCGACATCGCCATGGTCAACTCCGCCAAGGGCATCACTAACCTCCACGTCCCCTCCGACGTCATCATTGATGCCTCCATGCCGGCTATGATCCGAACCTCTGGCCATATGTGGAACAAGAACGATGAAGAGCAGGACACCCTGGCCGTCATCCCCGATTCCTCCTACGCAGGCGTGTACCAAACCGTTATCGCAGACTGCAAGAAGAACGGCGCATTCGATCCAACCACCATGGGCACCGTCCCCAACGTGGGCCTGATGGCACAAAAAGCTGAGGAATACGGCTCACACGATAAGACTTTCAAGATCGAAGCTAACGGCACCGTACAGGTTGTTAACTCCGCTGGTGAAGTCCTGATCGAGCACAACGTAGAGGCCGGCGACATTTGGCGCGCCTGCCAGGCCAAGGATGCCCCTATCCAGGACTGGGTTAAGCTGGCAGTTACTCGTTCACGCTTGTCCGGTATGCCCGCAGTATTCTGGCTCGATCCTGAGCGCGCGCACGACCGCAACCTCACGACTCTCGTGGAAAAGTATCTCACCGACCACGACACCGAGGGACTCGACATCCGCATCATGAGCCCTGTCGACGCCACCCAGTTCTCCATCGACCGCATCCGCCGCGGCGAGGACACCATTTCAGTTACCGGAAACGTGCTCCGTGACTACAACACGGATCTCTTCCCAATCCTTGAGCTCGGCACCTCCGCCAAGATGCTCTCCGTGGTTCCTCTCATGGCTGGCGGCGGACTCTTTGAGACAGGCGCCGGCGGATCCGCTCCAAAGCATGTCCAACAACTTGTCGAGGAAAACCACCTCCGCTGGGATTCCCTTGGCGAGTTCCTCGCTCTAGCGGAGTCCCTACGCCACTTTGCCAATACCGAAGGCAACACCAAGGCCGGGGTACTTGCCGATGCCCTCGACCGCGCCACCGAAACCCTCCTCAACGAGGGTTACTCTCCATCGCGCAAAGCAGGAGAAATCGATAACCGCGGCTCGCACTTCTTCCTTACCAAGTTCTGGGCGAAGGAATTGTCGATTCAGTCCGAAGACGCCGACCTTGCCGCCACATTCGCACCTGTCGCAGAGGCCTTGGAGGCGCACTCGGATGAAATCGCCGATGCGCTGCTCGCAGTTCAAGGCACCCCTGCCGATCTTGGTGGCTACTACCAGCCCGATGACGCCAAGACCACCGCGATCATGCGTCCCGTCGCTAGCTACAACAACATCATTAGTTCCATAAAGTAG
- a CDS encoding exodeoxyribonuclease III, with product MQITTVNVNGIRAAVKERSETNLGMLPWLESAGSDVVLLQEVRASEKDTLAALAPALDAGWHYVGAPAAAKGRAGVGILSRSELFDVHVGIEGFEDSGRYIQATLRDGTDDVTVASLYLPSGSAQTEKQDEKYRFLDVFEPFLEQAAKDHKYMVIGGDWNICHRREDLKNWKTNRKKSGFLPDERAFMDSVFGTFPDAASQVEDAGQWAGAVEYASDAKRKPALNPQWFDVARRLQPQDAPYTWWTYRGQAFDTNAGWRIDYQAATQAMLDRAEKTWVDKAGAYDLRWSDHSPLSVIYH from the coding sequence ATGCAGATTACGACGGTCAACGTTAACGGCATCCGCGCAGCCGTGAAAGAGCGCAGTGAAACAAATCTGGGTATGCTCCCATGGTTGGAAAGTGCCGGTTCCGACGTAGTGCTTTTACAGGAGGTTCGAGCTTCTGAGAAAGACACCTTGGCAGCGCTTGCCCCGGCGCTTGATGCTGGTTGGCATTACGTAGGAGCCCCGGCGGCTGCTAAGGGCCGCGCCGGGGTGGGGATCTTGAGCCGCTCTGAGCTTTTCGACGTCCACGTGGGCATCGAAGGATTTGAAGATTCCGGTCGGTACATCCAGGCAACGCTTCGCGACGGTACTGATGATGTGACAGTCGCCTCGCTATATCTACCTTCTGGTTCTGCTCAGACGGAGAAGCAGGATGAGAAGTATCGCTTTTTGGACGTCTTCGAGCCTTTCCTCGAACAGGCAGCTAAGGACCACAAATACATGGTGATAGGCGGAGACTGGAATATCTGCCATCGTCGGGAAGACCTGAAGAATTGGAAGACCAATAGAAAGAAATCTGGATTCCTTCCAGACGAACGCGCTTTTATGGATTCGGTGTTTGGCACATTCCCCGACGCGGCCTCTCAAGTGGAGGATGCTGGGCAATGGGCTGGTGCTGTGGAGTACGCGTCGGATGCGAAGCGCAAGCCTGCACTGAATCCTCAATGGTTTGATGTGGCGCGACGTTTACAACCTCAGGACGCTCCTTACACGTGGTGGACGTATCGTGGACAAGCCTTTGATACGAACGCAGGGTGGCGTATCGACTACCAGGCTGCGACGCAGGCGATGCTAGATCGCGCAGAAAAGACATGGGTAGATAAAGCAGGTGCTTATGATCTGCGATGGTCGGATCACT
- a CDS encoding MFS transporter, whose amino-acid sequence MQKMMRRPIPRQTEISEQHRLATMIALALGTFGLGITEFVTMGLLNQIAADFRVSEDTAGHVIAAYALGVMIGAPLITALTGMIPRRRLLLILTFAFVVGNALTFFASSFPVLIVARVIAGLPQGAFFSVASLAVASMAPEGQRGRSLAFVGMGLPIATVLGVPAAQALGHATSWHAAYLLVTVVGLITLGLLWFLMPHMTKMKPTSPLTELGALARGQVWASLLIGSVGFGGMFAVYTYISWTMTQQAGLHESLMWLVLMAYGIGMIAGNWLGGRLSDWSVEYGIFWALIAIVVTLAGFFFTSHNAVLATINFGLIGLSGSLLIPSLQIRLMDVAGRAQTLAAALNQSALNIANAAGAQFGGLVIAAGYGYSAPALAGAALGIAAIILWIPAHIFRVRSEQALASTS is encoded by the coding sequence GTGCAAAAAATGATGCGTCGCCCGATTCCCCGACAAACTGAAATTTCCGAGCAACATCGGCTCGCCACCATGATCGCCTTGGCGCTCGGAACATTTGGCCTGGGGATCACGGAGTTCGTCACAATGGGGCTGCTCAATCAGATCGCCGCAGATTTTCGTGTCAGCGAAGATACCGCAGGTCACGTCATTGCCGCTTATGCCCTAGGTGTGATGATCGGCGCGCCTCTCATTACCGCATTAACTGGCATGATCCCGCGCCGTAGGCTCCTCCTCATCCTCACATTCGCCTTTGTGGTTGGCAACGCATTGACTTTCTTCGCTTCCAGTTTCCCTGTGCTCATCGTGGCGCGTGTTATTGCAGGATTGCCACAAGGTGCATTCTTCTCCGTCGCAAGTTTGGCCGTTGCGTCGATGGCCCCTGAAGGTCAACGGGGCCGTTCGCTTGCGTTTGTTGGGATGGGGCTTCCTATCGCCACCGTTCTTGGCGTACCTGCCGCACAAGCTCTGGGACATGCCACAAGCTGGCACGCTGCATATTTGCTGGTTACTGTCGTAGGACTGATCACGCTTGGCTTGCTCTGGTTCCTTATGCCGCACATGACCAAGATGAAGCCCACCAGTCCTTTGACAGAATTGGGAGCTTTGGCACGTGGTCAGGTCTGGGCATCACTGCTCATTGGCTCTGTGGGATTTGGTGGCATGTTTGCCGTCTATACCTATATTTCTTGGACTATGACGCAACAAGCTGGTCTGCACGAAAGCCTTATGTGGCTTGTGCTTATGGCTTATGGAATTGGAATGATCGCCGGAAACTGGCTCGGTGGACGCTTGTCTGATTGGAGTGTGGAATACGGGATCTTCTGGGCATTGATTGCCATCGTGGTTACCTTGGCCGGTTTCTTCTTTACAAGCCATAACGCTGTCCTCGCAACGATCAACTTTGGGCTCATCGGGCTTTCCGGCTCGTTGCTGATTCCCTCTCTGCAAATCCGTTTGATGGACGTTGCCGGCCGAGCACAGACCTTGGCTGCTGCCCTCAATCAGTCTGCTTTGAACATCGCCAATGCGGCAGGAGCACAATTCGGAGGCCTCGTGATCGCTGCCGGCTACGGCTATTCTGCACCTGCGCTCGCTGGCGCCGCACTAGGAATCGCAGCCATTATCTTGTGGATCCCCGCTCATATTTTCCGCGTGCGATCTGAGCAGGCGTTGGCGTCGACAAGCTAA
- a CDS encoding FecCD family ABC transporter permease translates to MLRKRSTSVRDVFEHRARRRAILFIVLAGLAFVAFVTSLALGQYYVPLQDLPFILLNRGDESLTTSVVWEIRLPRIVLGFLVGACLGVAGTLMQAVFANPLAEPSIIGVTSGAGVGAAAVIVFNVGFLGTFTVPVAAFMSAVLVTVIIYQLARHQGKVAVVNLILTGIAINAVCNALISFLVYLAPTANREQIVFWQMGSLNGSQWKHVWVVLPIAIAGVLIAIRLGRQLDVLALGERAAVHTGIHVSRLRIIAIAASTILTAGAVSFAGLIGFVGLIVPHLLRSLVGPENKILLPASALTGAVLIAFADVAARTLIPFADLPIGIFTAIVGGPTFFVLLRRMLKKGSVH, encoded by the coding sequence ATGCTCCGCAAACGTAGTACTTCGGTTCGGGATGTTTTTGAGCATCGGGCTAGGCGCAGGGCGATACTTTTTATCGTCCTCGCCGGTTTGGCGTTTGTAGCGTTTGTAACGTCTCTTGCACTAGGTCAGTATTATGTCCCACTGCAAGACTTGCCTTTTATCTTGTTGAATCGGGGCGACGAGAGCCTCACCACCAGTGTGGTGTGGGAGATTCGACTGCCACGTATTGTTTTAGGCTTTTTGGTCGGTGCTTGTTTGGGTGTTGCCGGCACGCTGATGCAAGCAGTGTTTGCAAACCCACTTGCAGAGCCTTCAATCATCGGCGTGACCTCAGGCGCTGGTGTAGGGGCTGCTGCCGTCATTGTGTTTAACGTCGGTTTTCTGGGGACTTTTACGGTTCCTGTGGCTGCGTTTATGAGCGCAGTTTTGGTTACCGTGATTATTTACCAATTGGCACGCCATCAGGGAAAAGTGGCGGTGGTCAACCTTATTCTTACTGGCATTGCGATCAACGCTGTATGCAACGCGTTGATTTCTTTCCTGGTTTATTTAGCCCCGACCGCAAACCGCGAACAGATCGTCTTTTGGCAAATGGGTTCGCTTAATGGATCGCAGTGGAAGCATGTTTGGGTGGTACTGCCGATAGCAATAGCCGGTGTGCTCATTGCAATTCGATTAGGCCGTCAGCTTGATGTTCTTGCTTTAGGCGAACGAGCGGCTGTCCACACGGGTATTCATGTATCGCGATTACGGATTATCGCTATTGCGGCATCGACGATTCTGACTGCTGGTGCAGTTTCCTTTGCCGGCCTGATTGGATTCGTCGGCCTTATCGTCCCACATTTGTTGCGTAGTCTCGTTGGGCCAGAAAACAAGATTCTTTTGCCGGCCTCTGCGCTAACGGGTGCTGTGCTCATTGCTTTTGCAGATGTTGCGGCCCGTACGTTGATTCCTTTTGCTGATTTACCCATCGGCATCTTCACTGCAATAGTCGGCGGGCCAACATTTTTTGTCTTGCTTCGTCGTATGCTCAAGAAAGGTTCGGTCCATTGA
- a CDS encoding MerR family transcriptional regulator, with amino-acid sequence MNELTIGEAAEFLGITTRALRHWDAIGLLEPQWRNHSDYRLYTEEDLTKAFTILVYREAGLSLKTIQRILEEPSTEKEHLQRQLKLLKQEIFRKESTILSVEKLLRGETPMTPQDFADTFSHDWSENYVEYQDEAESRWGDSEEWAASQSTARSMSASDWQQAKASDAAFVSELHRAWQAGVRPGTAAADRIVELHSQQIAQWYESSLSKQLILANMYVSDERFAAHYQGLAPYLLELVRDAARRGGVDVDNPSWA; translated from the coding sequence ATGAACGAACTCACCATAGGTGAAGCAGCCGAATTCCTCGGCATAACCACACGAGCACTGCGACACTGGGACGCGATCGGACTGTTGGAGCCTCAATGGCGCAACCATAGCGACTACCGGCTCTACACCGAAGAAGACCTCACAAAGGCTTTTACCATCTTGGTGTATCGAGAAGCAGGGCTGAGCTTAAAAACCATCCAGAGAATTTTGGAAGAACCGTCAACAGAAAAAGAGCACCTTCAGAGACAGCTGAAGCTGCTTAAACAAGAGATTTTTAGGAAAGAATCGACAATTCTTTCCGTCGAAAAGCTACTCCGAGGAGAAACCCCCATGACCCCACAAGACTTTGCCGATACCTTTTCCCATGACTGGAGCGAAAATTACGTCGAGTACCAGGATGAGGCGGAGTCGCGTTGGGGCGATTCGGAGGAGTGGGCGGCGTCGCAAAGCACAGCGCGTTCGATGTCCGCGAGCGACTGGCAGCAGGCTAAGGCCTCGGATGCAGCTTTTGTGTCCGAGCTACATCGCGCATGGCAAGCGGGCGTGCGTCCGGGCACCGCAGCCGCGGACCGCATTGTTGAGCTACATAGCCAGCAAATCGCTCAATGGTATGAGTCGTCTCTTTCAAAGCAGCTCATTTTGGCGAACATGTACGTGAGCGACGAGCGTTTTGCCGCCCACTACCAGGGTCTTGCGCCTTATCTTTTGGAGCTTGTTCGTGATGCTGCGCGGCGCGGGGGCGTTGACGTGGATAATCCGTCGTGGGCTTAG
- a CDS encoding O-acetylhomoserine/O-acetylserine sulfhydrylase: MTTKYDNSQSAQWNFDTRAIHTGQTVDTDTGARNLPIYFTSSYVFNDAEHAANRFNLSDAGPVYSRLTNPTVNAVEERLASLEGGVHSVLFSSGMAAETAAILNIARAGSHIVSSPRIYGGTETLFTATFARLGIETTFVDNPDDPASWEDAIQDNTVALYGETFANPQADILDIPAIADVAHRNSVPLIVDNTLATAALVRPLDLGADVVVASLTKFYTGNGSGLGGVLIDGGRFDWSVEKHGKPLFPDFVTPDPAYHGLRYIDLGPAAFGLKARVGLLRDTGAAPSPFNAWVTAQGLDTLSLRVQRHNENAQAVAEFLAKHPKVAKVNYAGLPDSPWFVTKEKLNLSHTGSVLSFDICGGQEEAWRFIDALKLHSNLANVGDVRSLVVHPATTTHSQSDRVSLEAAGITPATVRISVGIESIEDIIADLQAGLSAI, encoded by the coding sequence ATGACTACCAAGTACGACAACTCCCAATCTGCTCAATGGAATTTTGATACCCGCGCTATCCATACCGGCCAAACCGTCGACACGGACACCGGCGCGAGGAATCTCCCCATTTATTTCACATCCTCTTATGTTTTCAACGACGCAGAACATGCTGCGAACCGTTTCAACCTTTCCGACGCAGGACCGGTATATTCCCGGCTCACCAATCCAACAGTCAATGCGGTCGAAGAAAGACTCGCTTCCCTGGAAGGAGGTGTCCATTCCGTCCTATTTTCCTCCGGAATGGCTGCAGAGACCGCGGCGATTCTCAACATCGCACGCGCCGGCTCCCACATCGTTTCTTCCCCAAGAATCTACGGCGGCACGGAAACCCTTTTTACAGCCACTTTTGCACGCCTCGGAATAGAAACAACGTTCGTGGATAACCCCGACGACCCCGCGTCATGGGAAGACGCTATCCAGGACAACACTGTCGCCCTGTATGGCGAGACCTTTGCCAATCCCCAAGCCGACATTCTTGATATTCCCGCAATCGCAGACGTCGCGCATCGAAACAGCGTGCCGCTGATCGTCGATAACACCCTTGCCACCGCAGCGCTCGTTCGACCGCTGGATCTTGGCGCCGACGTCGTCGTAGCGTCCCTCACAAAGTTTTACACCGGCAACGGTTCAGGCCTTGGAGGAGTGCTTATCGACGGCGGCCGCTTCGACTGGAGCGTCGAAAAGCACGGAAAACCCCTCTTCCCTGATTTTGTAACCCCCGATCCCGCCTACCACGGCCTCAGATACATAGACCTTGGACCAGCAGCATTTGGACTCAAGGCACGTGTCGGATTGCTTCGCGATACCGGCGCGGCTCCTTCCCCCTTCAACGCCTGGGTAACCGCGCAAGGCTTGGATACACTCTCACTACGCGTCCAGCGCCACAATGAAAATGCACAGGCCGTCGCAGAGTTCCTTGCCAAACACCCCAAAGTAGCCAAAGTTAACTACGCCGGACTCCCTGACTCCCCGTGGTTTGTTACGAAAGAAAAGCTCAATCTTTCCCACACAGGCTCAGTCTTGTCCTTTGATATCTGCGGAGGACAAGAGGAAGCATGGCGCTTTATCGACGCCCTCAAGCTCCATTCAAACCTAGCTAATGTCGGAGACGTTCGTTCGCTGGTAGTTCACCCAGCCACCACCACTCACTCCCAATCCGATAGAGTTTCCCTTGAAGCTGCTGGCATTACGCCTGCCACAGTGCGTATTTCAGTCGGAATCGAGTCAATCGAAGACATAATCGCCGACCTACAAGCAGGCCTTAGCGCTATCTAA
- a CDS encoding heme/hemin ABC transporter substrate-binding protein: protein MNKFVRVAASVACALSLISCGVQGSYDSTKELRESLPTDVKDPRSFKGVSEVKNFDDVQPVADSVSPKLPVKLTDADGHEVEVTDVSRILALDIYGTYTKTLEGLGLTKNIVGRTVSSTENALKDLPVVTEGGHTINVEAVLNLQPSLVIVDHSIGPRDAIDQIRAAGVTTVVMEPTRTIDSVSEDIKNLGGVVGLNDEAEKLAERSIQEINSAREAIKNIAPKDPMKMAFLYARGNGGVFFIMGEGTGAKDLIEGLSAVDLAAEHKLSYAEPANAEALAKINPEAIIMMSGGLESTGGIEGLLSRPGVAQTTAGKNKRVITIPDGQSLAFGPLTGQTLLRTAQALYAPQT from the coding sequence ATGAATAAGTTTGTGCGCGTAGCTGCATCGGTGGCGTGTGCGTTGTCGTTGATAAGCTGTGGCGTTCAAGGGTCATATGATTCCACTAAGGAGTTGCGTGAATCCCTTCCTACAGATGTGAAGGATCCTCGAAGCTTTAAAGGGGTATCGGAAGTAAAGAACTTTGACGACGTTCAACCGGTTGCAGACTCAGTTTCCCCAAAGCTGCCTGTGAAGTTGACTGATGCTGACGGACATGAGGTAGAGGTCACAGATGTTTCACGAATTCTAGCTTTAGACATCTATGGCACATATACAAAAACACTTGAGGGCCTGGGGCTGACAAAGAACATCGTGGGTCGTACGGTGTCTTCAACGGAGAATGCGTTGAAGGATCTTCCTGTGGTCACGGAGGGCGGACATACCATTAACGTGGAGGCTGTACTGAATCTTCAGCCTTCGTTGGTTATCGTGGATCACTCTATTGGGCCGCGGGACGCCATTGATCAGATACGTGCTGCTGGCGTTACTACCGTGGTCATGGAACCAACACGCACTATTGACTCAGTGTCTGAGGACATTAAAAATCTTGGCGGAGTGGTTGGACTTAACGACGAAGCCGAGAAACTAGCGGAACGCAGCATCCAAGAGATTAACTCTGCACGGGAAGCGATTAAGAACATTGCTCCAAAGGACCCAATGAAGATGGCATTCCTTTATGCGCGTGGCAACGGTGGAGTCTTTTTCATCATGGGTGAGGGTACGGGCGCTAAGGATCTCATCGAAGGCTTAAGTGCTGTTGATCTTGCCGCTGAGCACAAGCTTTCTTATGCAGAACCTGCCAATGCAGAAGCACTGGCCAAGATCAATCCTGAAGCAATCATCATGATGTCGGGAGGCTTGGAGTCCACAGGAGGTATTGAGGGCTTATTGTCTCGTCCAGGCGTTGCCCAAACGACTGCGGGTAAAAACAAACGAGTGATCACGATTCCCGATGGACAGTCTTTGGCATTCGGACCGCTAACTGGTCAGACCCTTCTCCGAACCGCACAGGCTTTATATGCTCCGCAAACGTAG